Proteins co-encoded in one Alphaproteobacteria bacterium genomic window:
- the kdsA gene encoding 3-deoxy-8-phosphooctulonate synthase, producing the protein MTHHVKAGNVTFGNDLPFVLIAGPCQMESRDHALDMSGKLVELTKKLGIPFVYKTSYDKANRTSLKGVRGMGLDKSLAVFEEIKKTFGIPVLTDVHEIAHCEAVAPVVDILQIPAFLCRQTDLLIAAANTGRVVNVKKGQFLAPWDMKNVAAKVADSGNKNILLTERGVSFGYNTLVNDMRALPIMAQTGYPVIIDATHSVQQPGGQGTASGGDRTMVPTIARASVAVGVAGVFMETHQDPDNAPSDGPNMVKLADMPTLLEQLKAYDSLTKSYL; encoded by the coding sequence ATGACGCACCACGTCAAAGCAGGCAACGTCACCTTCGGTAACGACTTGCCGTTCGTGCTGATTGCTGGCCCCTGCCAAATGGAATCACGCGACCACGCGCTCGATATGTCGGGTAAACTGGTGGAGCTCACCAAAAAGCTTGGCATTCCATTCGTCTATAAAACTAGCTACGACAAAGCGAATCGCACCAGCTTGAAAGGCGTGCGCGGCATGGGGTTGGATAAATCGCTGGCCGTATTTGAAGAAATCAAAAAGACGTTTGGCATTCCTGTTCTAACCGACGTGCACGAGATCGCGCATTGCGAGGCTGTCGCTCCCGTGGTGGATATTTTGCAAATCCCTGCATTTCTCTGTCGCCAGACGGACTTGCTGATTGCTGCCGCAAATACTGGTCGCGTGGTGAATGTGAAAAAAGGACAATTCCTCGCGCCGTGGGACATGAAGAATGTCGCGGCGAAAGTGGCGGACTCTGGCAATAAGAATATCTTGCTCACCGAGCGTGGTGTGTCGTTTGGTTACAATACGCTGGTGAATGACATGCGTGCGCTGCCCATCATGGCGCAGACGGGTTATCCCGTGATTATCGACGCGACTCATAGTGTGCAGCAACCAGGCGGGCAGGGTACTGCAAGCGGTGGTGACCGTACGATGGTTCCCACCATCGCACGTGCCTCGGTGGCGGTGGGCGTTGCGGGTGTGTTCATGGAAACGCACCAAGACCCCGACAACGCACCAAGCGATGGTCCGAACATGGTGAAGCTCGCAGACATGCCAACGCTTCTCGAACAACTGAAAGCCTATGATTCACTTACCAAGAGCTACCTATGA
- a CDS encoding CTP synthase — protein sequence MPTKYIFITGGVVSSLGKGLSAASLAALLQGRGFKVRLRKLDPYLNVDPGTMNPTQHGEVFVTEDGAETDLDLGHYERFTNVNAKKSDNITTGQIYSKLLAKERKGEYLGGTVQVIPHVTDLIKDFVKGNTDGEDFILCEIGGTVGDIEGLPFFEAIRQLGYELGRNRVLFMHVTLVPYIAAAKELKTKPTQHSVKELRSIGIQPDILLCRADREIPLSEKRKLALFCNVKVENVISALDAETIYQVPHNLHCEGLDRQVMSHFGVKPKKELSLAAWDKIVKRYKQPAGEVNVALVGKYTSIGDTYKSLTEALDHAGIEHNVRVNVQWINSRVFESADADKKLKDVDAILVPGGFGEDGVKGKIAAVKYARERKIPYFGICYGMQIATIEIARNLLGIKDATSSEFNSPASKDKRGPLVGLMKEWKHAGKTEKRSKDSDLGGTMRLGSYPCVIQAKSLAAKVYGTTKITERHRHRYEVNMHYAADLAKHGAVFSGLSPDGKLPEILELKNHPFFIAVQFHPEFKSRPFDAHPIFAAFVKAAKENKGKVGKPKLVKKKAA from the coding sequence ATGCCTACGAAGTACATATTTATTACAGGCGGTGTAGTTTCTTCCTTAGGGAAGGGGCTTTCAGCCGCGTCGCTCGCAGCGCTCTTACAAGGTCGTGGCTTTAAGGTGCGCCTGCGCAAGCTTGACCCGTATCTGAACGTTGACCCAGGCACGATGAACCCAACCCAGCACGGGGAAGTCTTCGTAACCGAAGACGGTGCGGAAACCGACTTGGACTTAGGGCACTATGAGCGCTTCACTAATGTGAACGCCAAGAAGTCTGACAATATCACCACCGGCCAGATTTATTCGAAGCTGCTCGCCAAAGAGCGCAAAGGTGAGTATCTCGGCGGAACCGTGCAGGTTATTCCGCACGTTACCGACCTCATCAAAGACTTCGTCAAAGGCAATACGGATGGTGAAGATTTCATCCTTTGCGAAATTGGCGGCACCGTAGGTGACATTGAGGGGCTTCCATTCTTCGAGGCGATTCGCCAATTAGGCTACGAGCTTGGCCGCAACCGCGTATTGTTTATGCACGTGACGTTAGTGCCATACATCGCTGCTGCTAAAGAATTAAAAACCAAGCCAACGCAGCACTCCGTGAAGGAGTTGCGCTCGATTGGTATTCAGCCTGACATTCTCCTCTGCCGTGCGGATCGTGAAATTCCGCTCAGCGAGAAGCGCAAACTGGCGCTGTTTTGTAATGTGAAAGTCGAGAACGTTATCAGCGCGCTCGATGCGGAAACGATTTATCAAGTGCCGCATAACTTGCATTGTGAAGGTCTCGACAGACAGGTGATGAGCCATTTCGGTGTGAAGCCGAAGAAAGAACTTTCACTTGCGGCGTGGGATAAGATCGTCAAGCGCTACAAGCAGCCTGCGGGCGAAGTGAATGTAGCGCTCGTTGGTAAATACACCTCGATTGGCGATACCTACAAATCGCTGACAGAAGCACTGGATCACGCAGGTATAGAGCATAATGTGCGCGTTAATGTGCAGTGGATTAATTCGCGCGTATTCGAATCTGCGGATGCAGATAAGAAACTCAAAGACGTTGACGCTATCTTAGTCCCAGGTGGCTTTGGCGAAGACGGCGTGAAAGGCAAAATCGCTGCGGTGAAATATGCGCGTGAACGCAAGATTCCCTATTTTGGTATTTGCTACGGTATGCAAATCGCCACCATCGAGATTGCGCGCAACCTCCTTGGCATCAAAGACGCAACTTCCAGCGAATTTAATTCGCCCGCCAGCAAAGACAAGCGCGGCCCGCTTGTTGGCCTCATGAAAGAGTGGAAGCACGCAGGCAAAACCGAGAAGCGTAGCAAAGATTCCGACCTTGGCGGTACGATGCGTCTGGGTTCTTACCCATGCGTGATTCAAGCGAAGTCACTCGCGGCGAAGGTATATGGAACGACCAAAATTACTGAACGTCATCGTCATCGCTATGAAGTGAACATGCATTATGCTGCCGATTTAGCAAAGCATGGCGCGGTGTTTAGCGGCCTTTCGCCAGATGGTAAATTGCCAGAAATTCTGGAACTCAAAAATCATCCATTCTTTATCGCGGTGCAATTCCACCCCGAATTCAAATCGCGCCCATTCGATGCTCACCCTATCTTTGCAGCGTTCGTAAAAGCGGCAAAAGAGAATAAAGGCAAAGTGGGCAAACCCAAACTTGTGAAAAAGAAGGCAGCATGA
- the secG gene encoding preprotein translocase subunit SecG, producing the protein METVLLVVQVLVCAALIVVILIQRSDTDGFGLGSGSGANVFSGRGKANFMTRLTSILAAIFIINSLVLGILAARSGPESLVDTIKEQESGEPSVPLAIDEVKKETKKSAPKAADDVKKEEKTPEVPKAE; encoded by the coding sequence ATGGAAACAGTTTTGTTAGTGGTTCAGGTATTAGTGTGTGCGGCACTGATTGTGGTGATTCTCATCCAGCGTAGCGATACGGACGGGTTCGGTCTCGGCTCAGGCTCTGGCGCGAACGTGTTTTCAGGTCGCGGCAAAGCCAACTTCATGACGCGCTTAACCTCCATCCTCGCGGCGATTTTTATCATCAATAGCTTGGTGTTGGGAATTCTTGCAGCACGCAGTGGCCCCGAGTCACTGGTCGACACGATTAAAGAGCAAGAGTCGGGTGAACCATCCGTACCGCTCGCGATTGACGAGGTGAAGAAAGAGACCAAAAAGTCAGCACCGAAAGCGGCTGATGACGTGAAAAAAGAAGAGAAAACACCAGAAGTGCCGAAAGCAGAATAA
- a CDS encoding triose-phosphate isomerase has translation MTKTPLLVANWKMHGNKLRVAQFAQQVSPHIPSQIEAVFCPPYPYLHIPPKGPLKLGAQDCATTQEGAYTGEVSASMLRDIGCEYVILGHSERRQHFEEHESMIATKAVAALQVGLVPIICIGESEREREEGLTVKVLERQLSTLLPLADGLVIAYEPIWAIGTGKTPTLNQIEEAHGFIHAQLAKTARDSAPHVLYGGSVKPTNIREILALKAVDGALIGGASLEADAFVTMLRATAEAKGL, from the coding sequence ATGACGAAAACACCACTCCTCGTAGCTAACTGGAAAATGCACGGCAATAAGCTGCGTGTTGCGCAGTTTGCGCAGCAGGTTAGCCCACACATCCCCAGCCAGATCGAGGCGGTTTTCTGCCCACCTTACCCGTATTTGCACATTCCGCCCAAAGGCCCACTGAAGCTTGGTGCACAGGATTGCGCCACCACCCAGGAGGGGGCTTATACAGGCGAAGTCAGTGCTAGCATGCTGCGTGATATCGGCTGTGAATACGTAATTCTGGGGCACTCCGAGCGCCGCCAGCATTTTGAGGAGCATGAATCCATGATTGCCACCAAGGCGGTGGCAGCACTGCAGGTTGGCTTAGTGCCTATTATCTGTATTGGCGAAAGCGAGCGTGAGCGCGAGGAAGGCCTGACTGTGAAGGTTCTGGAACGCCAACTTTCGACACTTCTGCCATTGGCCGATGGGTTAGTCATTGCTTATGAGCCTATTTGGGCGATTGGAACGGGTAAAACTCCAACGCTAAATCAGATTGAAGAAGCCCACGGCTTCATTCATGCACAGCTTGCTAAAACAGCGCGTGACAGCGCCCCGCACGTCTTGTATGGAGGCTCGGTAAAACCAACCAATATCCGCGAAATTCTCGCGCTCAAGGCAGTCGATGGGGCATTAATCGGTGGTGCCAGCCTTGAGGCGGACGCGTTTGTGACTATGTTGCGGGCGACGGCGGAAGCGAAAGGATTATAG
- a CDS encoding SurA N-terminal domain-containing protein, which translates to MLAAMRNTVSGIFAKTLLFFLVVTFAVWGIGDIVRGGPTDGTLVRVGESDITAQEFGRELQMVQRNAEGSIPPEVLNSPMLRQQVLERMVQTRLMRTASSEMGLAIGDALLAKHTKENPLFQNVDGTFNAEAFMMYLKQSQQNEAMYRKQSTQELSEGLYTRSAELDQLRMPEAYANLLTLNRMQRRSAKLITIAANDTIALDDAELKAYYETQKDSLYMQPETRSIQLAIIDKATITKLTKGDGNAFEELSYTVDDAVAAGSSLKEALDSAKLTATIKTLNVSADAGNSELEREVVAQAFTLNDGEASSLLSSKEGEYFMVGVNNITPATPKAFEAVKQDVITHCREDKGAELAKENALALKKKLNGEASLDAQIAAAQAAGASVRDTGLLARPDVSASKDIPEALHHGMFDADKGDVIGPVALDKGGYALAIVSDINIPSDAKADDKAIGTMRAQLNSQLYQYWMRDVMQRYPVSQVGAMPEQQQ; encoded by the coding sequence ATGCTCGCCGCCATGCGCAACACGGTCAGTGGTATTTTTGCCAAGACCCTTCTGTTCTTTCTAGTCGTTACCTTTGCTGTATGGGGGATTGGCGATATCGTACGCGGTGGCCCTACCGACGGCACATTGGTACGCGTTGGTGAAAGCGATATCACGGCACAGGAATTTGGCCGCGAGTTGCAAATGGTTCAACGCAATGCAGAGGGCTCGATCCCTCCCGAAGTGCTCAATTCACCTATGTTGCGCCAGCAAGTGCTTGAGCGCATGGTACAAACGCGCTTAATGCGCACAGCGAGCAGCGAGATGGGCTTAGCAATCGGCGATGCATTGCTTGCCAAGCACACGAAAGAAAACCCACTATTCCAGAACGTAGATGGCACATTCAATGCCGAAGCGTTCATGATGTACCTCAAGCAAAGCCAACAGAACGAGGCAATGTATCGTAAGCAATCAACTCAAGAACTGAGTGAAGGGCTTTATACTCGCAGCGCCGAGTTGGACCAGCTTCGCATGCCTGAAGCTTACGCGAATCTTCTGACACTTAACCGCATGCAGCGCCGTAGCGCCAAGCTGATTACCATCGCTGCAAATGATACCATCGCGCTGGATGATGCAGAACTCAAAGCGTATTACGAAACACAAAAAGACTCGCTTTACATGCAGCCCGAAACACGCAGCATTCAACTGGCGATCATTGATAAGGCCACCATTACCAAACTTACTAAAGGCGATGGCAATGCCTTTGAAGAACTCAGCTATACGGTGGATGATGCCGTTGCTGCGGGTTCATCACTCAAAGAAGCACTCGATTCAGCAAAACTCACAGCCACCATCAAGACACTCAACGTGAGTGCAGATGCAGGCAACTCTGAGTTGGAGCGTGAAGTAGTCGCTCAAGCATTTACACTGAATGACGGTGAAGCTTCGAGCCTGTTGAGCAGCAAAGAAGGTGAATATTTCATGGTGGGCGTGAATAACATTACTCCCGCTACGCCTAAAGCATTCGAAGCCGTTAAGCAGGACGTTATCACCCATTGCCGTGAAGATAAGGGTGCAGAACTCGCCAAAGAAAACGCCTTGGCGCTTAAAAAGAAACTGAATGGCGAAGCGTCACTCGATGCGCAAATCGCTGCTGCGCAAGCGGCAGGCGCAAGCGTGCGTGATACGGGGCTGCTCGCACGCCCAGATGTTTCAGCCAGCAAGGATATTCCCGAAGCACTGCATCATGGCATGTTCGATGCAGATAAAGGTGATGTAATCGGACCAGTCGCCCTCGATAAAGGTGGCTACGCGCTGGCCATTGTGTCGGACATCAACATCCCTAGCGATGCAAAAGCGGATGATAAAGCCATCGGCACGATGCGCGCGCAACTCAATAGCCAACTCTACCAGTATTGGATGCGCGATGTCATGCAACGCTACCCTGTTAGCCAAGTCGGCGCAATGCCCGAGCAACAGCAATAA
- the trpE gene encoding anthranilate synthase component I — MAIHPTRDEFVATHKAGKRQVVWTKLVSDLETPVSAMLKLQHESTQAFLLESVEGGETRGRYSIVGIDPDLMWRCMGNKPEVSRTPPFNDDSFEPAWDDSLSSLRQLIQSHRMELPEFLPPMAAGVIGYMGYDMVKLMERLPDSKPDNINIPDACFIRPRTMLIFDSVHGVVFIVAPIWETDGDGSAHYEGAKKRIETVVRLLQGPIDQRNYYKDVPDTQPNFKSNLTLDEYKGLVTKAQEYIKAGDIFQVVLSQRFTADFDLPPIALYRALRHLNPSPFLFYLNFGGYALVGSSPEILVRLRDNIVTIRPIAGTRPRGKDNAQDKALAEELLADPKELAEHLMLLDLGRNDVGRVAKRGDVRVTEQMIIEHYSHVMHIVSNVEGELADGLDALNALAAGFPAGTVSGAPKIRAMEVIDELEPERRSFYAGCVGYFSANGSMDTCITLRTALVKDGKVYAQAGGGIVADSDPKAEYEESMNKAKAVMRAAELARKFA; from the coding sequence ATGGCGATTCACCCAACACGTGATGAGTTTGTAGCAACGCATAAGGCGGGCAAGCGCCAAGTCGTCTGGACGAAACTCGTCAGCGATTTGGAGACCCCCGTTTCCGCCATGCTGAAATTACAGCACGAGAGCACACAGGCATTCTTGCTCGAATCCGTTGAAGGTGGTGAAACACGTGGGCGTTATTCTATCGTCGGTATCGACCCTGATTTGATGTGGCGCTGCATGGGCAACAAGCCCGAAGTGTCGCGCACACCACCATTTAATGATGATAGCTTCGAACCTGCGTGGGACGACAGCTTAAGCTCGCTGCGCCAGCTCATCCAGTCGCACCGTATGGAGCTGCCAGAGTTCCTGCCGCCCATGGCTGCAGGCGTGATTGGCTATATGGGCTATGACATGGTGAAGTTGATGGAGCGCCTGCCCGACTCCAAGCCCGACAATATCAATATTCCGGACGCATGCTTTATTCGCCCGCGCACGATGCTGATTTTTGACAGCGTGCACGGCGTGGTATTTATCGTCGCGCCGATTTGGGAAACCGATGGCGATGGCAGCGCTCACTATGAAGGCGCAAAAAAACGCATCGAAACCGTTGTGCGTTTATTGCAAGGGCCTATCGACCAGCGCAATTACTATAAAGACGTGCCCGATACCCAGCCAAACTTCAAAAGTAATCTGACGCTAGATGAGTATAAAGGCCTTGTCACCAAGGCGCAGGAATACATTAAAGCGGGTGATATTTTCCAAGTCGTGCTGTCGCAACGTTTCACGGCGGATTTTGATTTGCCGCCGATTGCTCTCTATCGCGCCCTGCGCCACCTCAACCCTTCGCCATTCCTGTTCTATTTGAATTTCGGCGGCTATGCATTAGTGGGCTCTTCGCCTGAAATTCTCGTGCGCCTACGCGATAATATCGTGACCATTCGCCCCATTGCAGGCACGCGCCCACGCGGCAAAGACAATGCGCAAGACAAAGCGCTCGCTGAGGAATTATTGGCTGATCCAAAAGAACTCGCCGAGCATCTCATGCTGCTCGACCTTGGTCGTAACGACGTAGGCCGCGTGGCAAAGCGCGGTGATGTGCGCGTGACCGAGCAAATGATCATCGAGCACTATTCGCATGTCATGCATATCGTGAGCAATGTCGAAGGCGAATTGGCCGACGGGTTGGATGCGCTGAATGCTCTCGCCGCAGGTTTCCCTGCAGGTACGGTTTCGGGCGCACCCAAAATCCGCGCGATGGAAGTGATCGATGAATTGGAGCCCGAGCGCCGCAGTTTCTATGCAGGTTGCGTGGGGTATTTCTCGGCGAATGGATCGATGGATACGTGCATCACACTGCGCACAGCGCTGGTAAAAGACGGTAAAGTCTATGCGCAAGCAGGTGGCGGCATTGTTGCCGATTCTGACCCGAAAGCCGAATATGAAGAGTCGATGAACAAGGCCAAAGCCGTGATGCGCGCTGCGGAACTGGCGAGGAAATTCGCATGA
- a CDS encoding aminodeoxychorismate/anthranilate synthase component II, giving the protein MKNILLIDNYDSFTYNLVHYLSELGANVEVVRNDAMSVTDIIGKKPHGIVLSPGPCTPNEAGVCLDLIKQAAGKIPLFGVCLGHQAIGQVFGGKVIRAPYVMHGKTSKMLHTNKGVFKDIPNPFIATRYHSLIVERDSLPADLEITAETEDKLIMGLQHKTLPIHGVQFHPESIASEHGHKLLKNFLDTL; this is encoded by the coding sequence ATGAAAAATATTCTCCTCATCGATAACTATGACAGCTTTACCTATAATCTCGTGCATTATTTGAGTGAGCTGGGCGCGAATGTCGAAGTGGTGCGCAACGACGCGATGAGCGTGACCGACATCATTGGCAAAAAGCCTCACGGTATCGTGCTTTCGCCAGGCCCATGCACGCCGAATGAAGCGGGCGTGTGCTTAGACCTCATCAAACAAGCGGCGGGTAAGATTCCGCTATTCGGCGTGTGCCTTGGCCACCAAGCGATTGGGCAAGTATTCGGCGGCAAGGTGATTCGCGCACCGTATGTGATGCACGGCAAAACCAGCAAGATGCTGCACACCAACAAAGGCGTGTTCAAAGACATCCCCAATCCATTCATCGCCACGCGCTATCATTCCTTGATTGTGGAGCGTGATTCACTGCCCGCTGACTTGGAAATAACGGCCGAGACGGAAGATAAGCTGATTATGGGCTTACAGCACAAGACATTGCCGATTCATGGCGTGCAATTCCACCCTGAATCCATAGCTTCCGAGCATGGGCATAAACTGCTCAAGAACTTCCTCGACACGCTATGA
- the trpD gene encoding anthranilate phosphoribosyltransferase, giving the protein MIDARQSMKTTIGAMLDGTIDAAEATEFLTSLELSRIMPEQLAGAVDAVMERANPFPAFAGAVDCCGTGGDGKHTLNVSTATALVVAACGVKVAKHGNRAISSSSGSADVLAALGVNIEASTKTLVRCLNDVGIAFLFAPNFHPGFARVAPLRKAIGTRTIFNLLGPLCNPAHVNRQLIGVFDKALIPTFAAACQLLGRENVTIVHGEDGVDECSISAPTLTNTHTITPLDAGLQYHAPDALTGGDAVHNASAFTALLEGAAGAYRDAVLLNSAALLMVADIADDLRSAASLAAEAIDSGRAMAILERLKKVSHE; this is encoded by the coding sequence ATGATTGACGCGCGCCAGTCGATGAAAACTACCATCGGCGCGATGCTCGACGGCACGATAGACGCCGCCGAAGCGACTGAGTTTCTGACTTCGCTTGAATTATCGCGCATCATGCCTGAGCAATTGGCTGGTGCAGTGGATGCAGTGATGGAACGCGCCAACCCCTTCCCCGCTTTTGCAGGTGCAGTCGATTGTTGTGGCACGGGTGGCGACGGCAAACATACGCTGAATGTTTCAACAGCGACTGCACTGGTCGTTGCGGCATGTGGCGTGAAAGTGGCAAAGCATGGTAACCGTGCTATTTCGTCCAGCAGTGGGTCGGCGGATGTGTTGGCGGCGCTTGGCGTGAATATCGAGGCTTCCACCAAAACGCTTGTGCGTTGCTTGAATGATGTTGGCATTGCGTTTTTGTTCGCACCGAATTTTCACCCGGGATTTGCGCGCGTGGCACCGTTGCGCAAGGCCATTGGCACACGCACGATTTTCAATTTACTGGGGCCACTATGTAACCCTGCGCATGTGAATCGCCAGCTTATTGGCGTGTTTGATAAGGCGTTGATTCCTACCTTTGCGGCAGCGTGCCAGTTACTTGGCCGCGAGAATGTTACCATTGTTCATGGTGAAGACGGGGTGGATGAATGCTCCATCAGCGCACCGACACTTACCAATACTCACACCATCACCCCGCTCGATGCAGGTTTGCAGTACCACGCGCCCGATGCATTGACGGGTGGCGACGCAGTGCATAACGCCTCTGCATTCACTGCGCTTCTCGAAGGTGCTGCGGGAGCTTATAGAGACGCGGTATTGCTCAATAGCGCGGCGCTGTTGATGGTAGCAGATATTGCGGATGATTTGAGAAGCGCCGCCAGCCTTGCTGCGGAAGCCATTGATTCTGGCCGCGCAATGGCGATACTGGAGCGACTGAAGAAGGTAAGCCATGAGTAA
- the trpC gene encoding indole-3-glycerol phosphate synthase TrpC codes for MSKLQEICDVKREHVAKHKAITPLSVLEDLAKQQSATRGFHAAIQKKIANGSVALIAEIKKASPSKGVIREDFNPPELANFYELGGATCLSVLTDEPYFQGRDEYLKEAREVVNLPVLRKDFMIDPYQITESRALGADCILLIMAALSDAQAQELEDAAIKLKMDVLVEVHDEEELHRALKLKSKLLGVNNRSLKTLQVDIATSLTLRPLIPEGYTPVCESGIFTRDDIAKMRAADIHCFLIGESLMRQADVLAATHHLLEG; via the coding sequence ATGAGTAAGCTGCAAGAAATTTGCGATGTAAAGCGCGAGCATGTTGCCAAGCATAAGGCCATTACGCCGCTAAGCGTTTTAGAAGATTTGGCCAAACAGCAATCGGCTACGCGCGGGTTTCATGCGGCGATTCAAAAGAAAATTGCTAATGGCAGCGTCGCCCTGATTGCGGAAATCAAAAAAGCGTCGCCCAGCAAAGGGGTGATTCGTGAAGATTTCAACCCACCTGAGCTGGCGAATTTCTATGAACTTGGTGGCGCGACCTGCCTTTCCGTACTTACGGATGAGCCGTATTTTCAAGGGCGTGACGAGTACCTCAAAGAAGCGCGTGAAGTGGTGAATCTTCCTGTATTGCGCAAAGATTTCATGATCGACCCGTACCAAATCACCGAATCACGCGCTCTAGGTGCGGATTGCATTTTGCTGATTATGGCCGCCCTTTCGGACGCGCAGGCGCAAGAATTGGAAGACGCGGCGATAAAGCTGAAAATGGACGTGCTGGTCGAAGTACATGACGAGGAAGAGCTGCACCGCGCGCTAAAGCTAAAGTCGAAGCTGCTGGGGGTCAATAACCGCTCACTCAAGACATTGCAGGTTGATATTGCGACATCACTCACGTTGCGCCCGTTGATTCCTGAGGGTTATACGCCCGTATGCGAAAGCGGCATTTTCACACGCGACGATATTGCCAAGATGCGCGCGGCGGACATTCATTGCTTCCTGATTGGCGAATCGCTGATGCGACAAGCTGATGTATTGGCTGCCACACACCACTTATTGGAGGGATAG
- a CDS encoding DUF599 domain-containing protein: MLGQLAEYHTVINGQPILWLDIAAALFFFCAWFGYSDYADRQYHRRTNLMRTMDDMRKKWMQEMLLRENRVMDATLIGNLLRSIAFFASTTILILVGIITVLGTHNEEGLQLIRAIPFTVGSTAFMWEAKLLLLGIIFVYAFFKLTWSLRQYNYTCILVGATPHPNHIRNEHKEYALRVGDLIANAGRHFNMGLRAYYFGVATVAWFINGAFFIVMTTLVVYELFRREFRSHAVATLDGVEGI; this comes from the coding sequence ATGCTAGGCCAACTCGCTGAATATCACACGGTGATCAATGGCCAGCCAATCTTATGGCTGGATATTGCCGCAGCCCTATTCTTTTTCTGTGCGTGGTTCGGATATTCCGATTACGCAGACAGGCAATATCACAGACGCACCAACCTCATGCGCACTATGGACGATATGCGTAAAAAGTGGATGCAGGAAATGCTGCTGCGTGAAAACCGCGTGATGGATGCAACGCTGATAGGCAATCTATTGCGCTCGATTGCATTCTTTGCATCGACCACCATTCTGATTCTGGTGGGTATTATTACCGTGCTTGGCACACATAATGAAGAAGGTCTGCAACTGATTCGAGCGATTCCTTTTACCGTGGGCTCTACAGCCTTCATGTGGGAGGCAAAGCTTCTCTTGCTTGGCATTATTTTCGTATATGCGTTTTTCAAACTCACATGGTCGCTGCGCCAATATAACTATACCTGTATTCTGGTAGGCGCGACACCGCACCCAAATCATATTCGTAATGAGCATAAGGAATATGCACTGCGCGTGGGTGATTTGATTGCCAATGCGGGCCGCCATTTCAACATGGGGCTGCGCGCCTATTATTTTGGCGTAGCAACCGTTGCGTGGTTCATTAATGGTGCATTCTTCATCGTGATGACAACGTTGGTGGTTTACGAGCTATTTCGTCGCGAGTTTCGCTCGCACGCGGTGGCAACCCTTGACGGGGTTGAGGGCATTTAA